A region of Anticarsia gemmatalis isolate Benzon Research Colony breed Stoneville strain chromosome 18, ilAntGemm2 primary, whole genome shotgun sequence DNA encodes the following proteins:
- the LOC142980698 gene encoding uncharacterized protein LOC142980698 isoform X1: MSGGGGAGLMSCVREGSLEPPYRPPHNDTHNHGEGRTGRFLRGLRRMFKRRGNGARADASPDPKSSSTSELLDADRHARRKEGAYGSGLSVSHDSVFTGERSGDESSDERPPPPHLSHLATSHRAELVAAVRRRGRGDGSDDDDDPGLPRSPPASPPTDKADKRHHAGISQSSCSDGSLLSVGSSEMDEDSSSGHHHSHDHSRSDQFDLYNTEPPSGVAPLSHSAAKHKMAVRPRRTHGAPRRKKNNPIAASALPITPELNEEMIRSTTPDVNRKTSEAVTESFSSSTTTKHHIIVKEQQHHLNKELQRVMETPSDTKLKSSSLPPGLALGHLVGQSPAKLSIAESNTPRSSIKRSQSSSQGQALRESSSRHEETIQTYHSEERMTKYRMEKKADESCLEKKSKSEKKTENEAIRSSKKEESFFSRLLLRKSGKKSKKDQTDGDGQQEVKKSKTEKTAQYKSVDTERNFHEGQGYKPVPAERTHKSAGQKAFSNQMHKRLDNKGAYVQDSAYKDVYSAAKVPGVEYNITDLKIAEETDKMLNLEMKSRFSRRDEFCEKIERSKRTSSKEAIEDKRESFNLHLDKTKRPASVQRLVDPFSSKAFISNELLNRNQEDSPAISDDEPPIRAMRIKNVHNDYSMFNSGSMPKNIPYFNPSMMASTSPPKAARHQSSDNIKHRSSEHVSDFTEKLIECKRESVRHASKTEETYVSSAMRSLGDEYVETRSSIGKSHSFRYASENTSISSQENQMPSLPAIVGISEPLLESWEVNYRRNLSERNDFSKRISARNYNIMHGTADSNYDSLPSTDSSYMDSLKTDNNEDRKLFTNSIHITMDNKRDSDISQIEAKIDDIISSPKPIIAPILKSSSLDSIKSSPEKPIDDRRKTISVESALSSKANMQRDLKQETESFISVTHINKEQTPVKTDAPKTKSDEKVQKTGSKHGVPEFLNIQLNKVDAKPATNIVLTANVTPKKLDSPQAEKELDVESFQVTETKNIPVRKESIKVNKVVENVSENIQNDDKSSPMNARKSVIPVAPLSPSTPKAFFKRKAASVELQDRPEKPRTNSMSTDGSTEKIYDNISIDQKSHSSFGSKSSIQSTDSNDIKTPDRHEETVIYRKKPVILSKELRGDRKNDDEPELMKVFARRSLKLKDSEVDSLAQDIAASKNDDGEVPTRTSKLLKNEFNASIKSRDSDKENEDIVKEEEKRLVDIAARVSQFGAPHYQRSVSINSVSNPKRDSAPVYRNSEVNKYKKEVSDSTPEKRLRNRTFPDPSNDREDIKNIAKSEAMAYKADTLTKRPWQKDEKFRLSVEKDKRESSVIDGDMEKEESGREKGDSGEADASPQFKGILQMRAEWERRAKQGMTK; encoded by the exons GCGGAGTTAGTGGCGGCAGTGAGGCGGCGGGGGCGCGGCGACGGTagcgatgatgatgacgatCCTGGTCTACCGCGGAGTCCACCAGCGTCACCTCCTACTGATAAGGCTGATAAG CGGCACCATGCAGGCATATCGCAGTCGTCATGCAGCGATGGCTCCCTCCTCAGCGTCGGTTCCTCAGAGATGGACGAGGACAGCTCCAGCGGTCACCATCACTCACACGACCACTCCAGAAGCGATCAGTTCGATCTCTATA ACACGGAACCTCCATCCGGCGTGGCGCCACTGTCGCACTCGGCCGCTAAACACAAGATGGCTGTCCGACCGCGGCGCACCCACGGCGCCCCTCGTCGAAAGAAAAACAACCCA ATAGCCGCATCAGCCTTGCCCATAACGCCCGAACTGAACGAAGAAATGATACGAAGCACTACTCCTGACGTCAACCGAAAAACCTCAGAAGCGGTTACTG AATCATTCTCTTCATCGACCACTACGAAGCATCATATAATCGTCAAAGAACAACAACATCATTTGAATAAGGAACTCCAAAGAGTAATGGAGACTCCGAGCGATACCAAATTGAAGTCATCCTCTTTACCTCCAGGCCTGGCTTTGGGCCACCTCGTGGGACAATCACCTGCTAAGCTCAGCATAGCAGAGTCTAACACACCGAGGTCCTCCATCAAACGAAGCCAATCCAGCTCTCAAGGGCAGGCCCTAAGAGAAAGCTCGTCACGACACGAGGAAACCATCCAAACCTACCATTCGGAGGAAAGGATGACTAAGTATCGCATGGAGAAGAAAGCCGATGAATCTTGCCTCGAGAAGAAATCTAAGTCAGAAAAGAAGACGGAAAACGAAGCGATACGGTCGTCTAAGAAAGAGGAGTCGTTTTTCAGTAGACTACTACTTAGAAAGAGTGGTAAGAAATCTAAGAAAGACCAGACGGACGGTGATGGTCAACAAGAAGTTAAGAAGTCTAAAACAGAGAAGACAGCGCAATACAAATCTGTTGATACAGAGAGAAATTTTCATGAAGGACAAGGGTACAAGCCCGTACCTGCAGAGAGAACCCACAAAAGTGCTGGACAAAAAGCATTCTCCAACCAAATGCACAAACGGTTGGACAACAAAGGTGCTTACGTCCAAGACAGCGCGTACAAAGACGTGTACAGCGCTGCCAAAGTCCCGGGCGTCGAATACAATATAACTGATCTCAAAATCGCTGAAGAAACTGATAAAATGTTGAACTTAGAAATGAAGAGTCGCTTTAGTAGACGCGATGAGTTCTGCGAAAAGATCGAGAGGAGCAAACGGACGTCGTCTAAGGAAGCCATTGAGGATAAAAGAGAATCGTTCAACTTGCACCTTGATAAAACTAAAAGACCAGCGTCAGTGCAAAGATTAGTTGACCCATTCTCGTCAAAAGCATTTATTAGTAACGAACTGTTGAATAGAAACCAGGAAGATTCTCCGGCGATCTCAGACGACGAGCCTCCGATCAGAGCGATGCGCATCAAGAACGTTCACAACGATTACAGCATGTTCAACAGTGGAAGCATGCCCAAAAATATTCCCTACTTCAACCCAAGCATGATGGCTTCAACTTCCCCTCCAAAAGCGGCTAGGCATCAGAGTTCAGACAACATAAAACACAGGTCGTCCGAGCACGTTTCCGATTTTACAGAGAAATTGATCGAATGCAAACGTGAATCCGTACGCCACGCTAGCAAAACTGAGGAGACTTATGTTAGCTCAGCCATGAGGTCGTTGGGAGACGAGTATGTCGAAACTCGCAGCAGTATTGGAAAGTCTCATAGCTTCCGTTACGCTTCAGAGAATACCTCGATAAGTTCCCAAGAGAACCAGATGCCTAGTCTGCCGGCCATCGTCGGTATATCTGAGCCCTTGCTCGAAAGTTGGGAGGTCAACTACAGAAGGAATCTAAGCGAACGAAACGATTTCTCCAAGAGAATTTCAGCAAGAAACTACAACATAATGCACGGGACTGCCGATAGCAATTACGATAGCTTGCCGAGTACTGACAGCAGTTACATGGATAGCCTCAAAACTGACAATAATGAAGACAGGAAACTCTTCACTAATAGTATCCATATCACGATGGATAATAAACGCGACAGCGATATCTCTCAGATAGAGGCTAAAATCGACGATATTATTAGTTCACCTAAGCCTATTATTGCCCCAATACTCAAGTCTAGTTCTTTAGATAGTATTAAAAGTAGCCCAGAGAAGCCCATTGATGATAGAAGAAAAACTATATCTGTCGAAAGCGCTTTGAGCTCCAAAGCGAATATGCAAAGAGATTTGAAACAAGAAACCGAGAGTTTTATATCAGTGACTCATATAAATAAAGAGCAAACGCCGGTTAAAACTGATGCTCCTAAGACCAAAAGCGATGAAAAGGTACAGAAAACTGGATCCAAGCATGGTGTGCCAGAATTCCTGAACATTCAACTGAATAAGGTTGACGCGAAACCTGCAACGAACATCGTTTTGACAGCTAACGTAACGCCAAAGAAACTTGATAGTCCACAAGCTGAGAAGGAACTAGATGTTGAAAGTTTTCAGGTGACTGAAACTAAGAATATTCCTGTAAGAAAAGAGTCTATCAAAGTAAACAAAGTTGTTGAGAATGTCAGTGAAAATATTCAGAACGATGATAAGAGTTCGCCGATGAATGCAAGGAAATCTGTCATACCTGTTGCACCGTTGAGTCCCTCGACACCGAAAGCGTTCTTCAAAAGGAAAGCCGCAAGCGTTGAGCTTCAAGACAGGCCGGAGAAACCGCGAACAAACTCCATGAGTACAGATGGAAGCACGGAGAAAATATATGACAACATATCCATTGATCAGAAATCACATTCGAGCTTCGGGAGTAAGAGTTCTATTCAGAGTACAGACAGCAATGATATCAAAACTCCCGATAGACACGAAGAAACCGTAATCTATCGTAAGAAACCCGTGATTCTATCCAAAGAACTTCGTGGTGATAGGAAAAACGATGACGAGCCTGAACTAATGAAGGTGTTTGCTCGTAGATCGTTGAAACTCAAAGATTCGGAAGTCGATAGTCTAGCTCAAGATATCGCGGCTTCTAAAAACGATGATGGTGAAGTACCAACAAGAACAAGTAAGTTATTGAAGAACGAATTTAACGCTTCTATCAAATCGAGGGACAGTGATAAAGAAAACGAGGATATAGTTAAAGAAGAAGAGAAAAGATTAGTAGATATCGCGGCTAGAGTCAGTCAGTTTGGAGCACCGCACTACCAGCGAAGCGTGAGCATCAACAGTGTTTCAAACCCTAAGAGAGACAGCGCCCCAGTATACAGGAACAGTGAAgtgaacaaatacaaaaaagaagTTTCCGACTCCACTCCAGAAAAGAGATTGAGAAACAGGACTTTCCCAGACCCTTCAAACGATAgagaagatataaaaaatatagctaaAAGCGAAGCAATGGCTTACAAAGCCGATACACTGACAAAAAGGCCTTGGCAGAAAGATGAAAAATTCAGATTATCTGTTGAAAAAGACAAAAGGGAGAGTTCTGTGATAGATGGAGATATGGAGAAAGAAGAGAGTGGGAGGGAGAAGGGAGATAGTGGGGAAGCCGATGCGTCTCCTCAGTTTAAAGGGATCCTCCAAATGCGTGCTGAATGGGAGCGACGAGCGAAACAGGGCATGACCAAATAA
- the LOC142980698 gene encoding uncharacterized protein LOC142980698 isoform X4 has translation MMLYMTTAEEVPAKRPPRRRHISANIKRHHAGISQSSCSDGSLLSVGSSEMDEDSSSGHHHSHDHSRSDQFDLYNTEPPSGVAPLSHSAAKHKMAVRPRRTHGAPRRKKNNPIAASALPITPELNEEMIRSTTPDVNRKTSEAVTESFSSSTTTKHHIIVKEQQHHLNKELQRVMETPSDTKLKSSSLPPGLALGHLVGQSPAKLSIAESNTPRSSIKRSQSSSQGQALRESSSRHEETIQTYHSEERMTKYRMEKKADESCLEKKSKSEKKTENEAIRSSKKEESFFSRLLLRKSGKKSKKDQTDGDGQQEVKKSKTEKTAQYKSVDTERNFHEGQGYKPVPAERTHKSAGQKAFSNQMHKRLDNKGAYVQDSAYKDVYSAAKVPGVEYNITDLKIAEETDKMLNLEMKSRFSRRDEFCEKIERSKRTSSKEAIEDKRESFNLHLDKTKRPASVQRLVDPFSSKAFISNELLNRNQEDSPAISDDEPPIRAMRIKNVHNDYSMFNSGSMPKNIPYFNPSMMASTSPPKAARHQSSDNIKHRSSEHVSDFTEKLIECKRESVRHASKTEETYVSSAMRSLGDEYVETRSSIGKSHSFRYASENTSISSQENQMPSLPAIVGISEPLLESWEVNYRRNLSERNDFSKRISARNYNIMHGTADSNYDSLPSTDSSYMDSLKTDNNEDRKLFTNSIHITMDNKRDSDISQIEAKIDDIISSPKPIIAPILKSSSLDSIKSSPEKPIDDRRKTISVESALSSKANMQRDLKQETESFISVTHINKEQTPVKTDAPKTKSDEKVQKTGSKHGVPEFLNIQLNKVDAKPATNIVLTANVTPKKLDSPQAEKELDVESFQVTETKNIPVRKESIKVNKVVENVSENIQNDDKSSPMNARKSVIPVAPLSPSTPKAFFKRKAASVELQDRPEKPRTNSMSTDGSTEKIYDNISIDQKSHSSFGSKSSIQSTDSNDIKTPDRHEETVIYRKKPVILSKELRGDRKNDDEPELMKVFARRSLKLKDSEVDSLAQDIAASKNDDGEVPTRTSKLLKNEFNASIKSRDSDKENEDIVKEEEKRLVDIAARVSQFGAPHYQRSVSINSVSNPKRDSAPVYRNSEVNKYKKEVSDSTPEKRLRNRTFPDPSNDREDIKNIAKSEAMAYKADTLTKRPWQKDEKFRLSVEKDKRESSVIDGDMEKEESGREKGDSGEADASPQFKGILQMRAEWERRAKQGMTK, from the exons ATGATGTTGTATATGACCACGGCTGAAGAAGTGCCGGCTAAAAGACCGCCGAGGAGAAGACATATTAGTGCTAACATTAAG CGGCACCATGCAGGCATATCGCAGTCGTCATGCAGCGATGGCTCCCTCCTCAGCGTCGGTTCCTCAGAGATGGACGAGGACAGCTCCAGCGGTCACCATCACTCACACGACCACTCCAGAAGCGATCAGTTCGATCTCTATA ACACGGAACCTCCATCCGGCGTGGCGCCACTGTCGCACTCGGCCGCTAAACACAAGATGGCTGTCCGACCGCGGCGCACCCACGGCGCCCCTCGTCGAAAGAAAAACAACCCA ATAGCCGCATCAGCCTTGCCCATAACGCCCGAACTGAACGAAGAAATGATACGAAGCACTACTCCTGACGTCAACCGAAAAACCTCAGAAGCGGTTACTG AATCATTCTCTTCATCGACCACTACGAAGCATCATATAATCGTCAAAGAACAACAACATCATTTGAATAAGGAACTCCAAAGAGTAATGGAGACTCCGAGCGATACCAAATTGAAGTCATCCTCTTTACCTCCAGGCCTGGCTTTGGGCCACCTCGTGGGACAATCACCTGCTAAGCTCAGCATAGCAGAGTCTAACACACCGAGGTCCTCCATCAAACGAAGCCAATCCAGCTCTCAAGGGCAGGCCCTAAGAGAAAGCTCGTCACGACACGAGGAAACCATCCAAACCTACCATTCGGAGGAAAGGATGACTAAGTATCGCATGGAGAAGAAAGCCGATGAATCTTGCCTCGAGAAGAAATCTAAGTCAGAAAAGAAGACGGAAAACGAAGCGATACGGTCGTCTAAGAAAGAGGAGTCGTTTTTCAGTAGACTACTACTTAGAAAGAGTGGTAAGAAATCTAAGAAAGACCAGACGGACGGTGATGGTCAACAAGAAGTTAAGAAGTCTAAAACAGAGAAGACAGCGCAATACAAATCTGTTGATACAGAGAGAAATTTTCATGAAGGACAAGGGTACAAGCCCGTACCTGCAGAGAGAACCCACAAAAGTGCTGGACAAAAAGCATTCTCCAACCAAATGCACAAACGGTTGGACAACAAAGGTGCTTACGTCCAAGACAGCGCGTACAAAGACGTGTACAGCGCTGCCAAAGTCCCGGGCGTCGAATACAATATAACTGATCTCAAAATCGCTGAAGAAACTGATAAAATGTTGAACTTAGAAATGAAGAGTCGCTTTAGTAGACGCGATGAGTTCTGCGAAAAGATCGAGAGGAGCAAACGGACGTCGTCTAAGGAAGCCATTGAGGATAAAAGAGAATCGTTCAACTTGCACCTTGATAAAACTAAAAGACCAGCGTCAGTGCAAAGATTAGTTGACCCATTCTCGTCAAAAGCATTTATTAGTAACGAACTGTTGAATAGAAACCAGGAAGATTCTCCGGCGATCTCAGACGACGAGCCTCCGATCAGAGCGATGCGCATCAAGAACGTTCACAACGATTACAGCATGTTCAACAGTGGAAGCATGCCCAAAAATATTCCCTACTTCAACCCAAGCATGATGGCTTCAACTTCCCCTCCAAAAGCGGCTAGGCATCAGAGTTCAGACAACATAAAACACAGGTCGTCCGAGCACGTTTCCGATTTTACAGAGAAATTGATCGAATGCAAACGTGAATCCGTACGCCACGCTAGCAAAACTGAGGAGACTTATGTTAGCTCAGCCATGAGGTCGTTGGGAGACGAGTATGTCGAAACTCGCAGCAGTATTGGAAAGTCTCATAGCTTCCGTTACGCTTCAGAGAATACCTCGATAAGTTCCCAAGAGAACCAGATGCCTAGTCTGCCGGCCATCGTCGGTATATCTGAGCCCTTGCTCGAAAGTTGGGAGGTCAACTACAGAAGGAATCTAAGCGAACGAAACGATTTCTCCAAGAGAATTTCAGCAAGAAACTACAACATAATGCACGGGACTGCCGATAGCAATTACGATAGCTTGCCGAGTACTGACAGCAGTTACATGGATAGCCTCAAAACTGACAATAATGAAGACAGGAAACTCTTCACTAATAGTATCCATATCACGATGGATAATAAACGCGACAGCGATATCTCTCAGATAGAGGCTAAAATCGACGATATTATTAGTTCACCTAAGCCTATTATTGCCCCAATACTCAAGTCTAGTTCTTTAGATAGTATTAAAAGTAGCCCAGAGAAGCCCATTGATGATAGAAGAAAAACTATATCTGTCGAAAGCGCTTTGAGCTCCAAAGCGAATATGCAAAGAGATTTGAAACAAGAAACCGAGAGTTTTATATCAGTGACTCATATAAATAAAGAGCAAACGCCGGTTAAAACTGATGCTCCTAAGACCAAAAGCGATGAAAAGGTACAGAAAACTGGATCCAAGCATGGTGTGCCAGAATTCCTGAACATTCAACTGAATAAGGTTGACGCGAAACCTGCAACGAACATCGTTTTGACAGCTAACGTAACGCCAAAGAAACTTGATAGTCCACAAGCTGAGAAGGAACTAGATGTTGAAAGTTTTCAGGTGACTGAAACTAAGAATATTCCTGTAAGAAAAGAGTCTATCAAAGTAAACAAAGTTGTTGAGAATGTCAGTGAAAATATTCAGAACGATGATAAGAGTTCGCCGATGAATGCAAGGAAATCTGTCATACCTGTTGCACCGTTGAGTCCCTCGACACCGAAAGCGTTCTTCAAAAGGAAAGCCGCAAGCGTTGAGCTTCAAGACAGGCCGGAGAAACCGCGAACAAACTCCATGAGTACAGATGGAAGCACGGAGAAAATATATGACAACATATCCATTGATCAGAAATCACATTCGAGCTTCGGGAGTAAGAGTTCTATTCAGAGTACAGACAGCAATGATATCAAAACTCCCGATAGACACGAAGAAACCGTAATCTATCGTAAGAAACCCGTGATTCTATCCAAAGAACTTCGTGGTGATAGGAAAAACGATGACGAGCCTGAACTAATGAAGGTGTTTGCTCGTAGATCGTTGAAACTCAAAGATTCGGAAGTCGATAGTCTAGCTCAAGATATCGCGGCTTCTAAAAACGATGATGGTGAAGTACCAACAAGAACAAGTAAGTTATTGAAGAACGAATTTAACGCTTCTATCAAATCGAGGGACAGTGATAAAGAAAACGAGGATATAGTTAAAGAAGAAGAGAAAAGATTAGTAGATATCGCGGCTAGAGTCAGTCAGTTTGGAGCACCGCACTACCAGCGAAGCGTGAGCATCAACAGTGTTTCAAACCCTAAGAGAGACAGCGCCCCAGTATACAGGAACAGTGAAgtgaacaaatacaaaaaagaagTTTCCGACTCCACTCCAGAAAAGAGATTGAGAAACAGGACTTTCCCAGACCCTTCAAACGATAgagaagatataaaaaatatagctaaAAGCGAAGCAATGGCTTACAAAGCCGATACACTGACAAAAAGGCCTTGGCAGAAAGATGAAAAATTCAGATTATCTGTTGAAAAAGACAAAAGGGAGAGTTCTGTGATAGATGGAGATATGGAGAAAGAAGAGAGTGGGAGGGAGAAGGGAGATAGTGGGGAAGCCGATGCGTCTCCTCAGTTTAAAGGGATCCTCCAAATGCGTGCTGAATGGGAGCGACGAGCGAAACAGGGCATGACCAAATAA